In Primulina huaijiensis isolate GDHJ02 chromosome 6, ASM1229523v2, whole genome shotgun sequence, a single window of DNA contains:
- the LOC140979601 gene encoding organellar oligopeptidase A, chloroplastic/mitochondrial-like encodes MASTDNPLLLDFTFPPYDVIEPKHIHPAIRSILSKLEAELIELENTAEPTWPKLVIPLEKIIDRLSVAWGIVNHLNSVKDTPELRAAIEEIQPAKVEFELKLRQSKVIYHAFKAIREFSDWENLNDARKRVVLMKLKEAVLNGVSLDDSSRERFNEIEQELEKLGQKFEENILDATKNFEKLITDKKEIQGLPFTILTIASETAIRKGYEEATADKGPWIITLDGPMYRSILQHCSNRSLREEVFRAYVTRASYGPLNNTPLIERILQLRLEKAKLLGYCNYAEVSMETKMATIDKANDLIEKLHNASWSPAVKDMEDIRDFAIGRGAEEAKDMDQWDINFWSERLHESSYDINEEELRPYFSLPKVMDGLFNLAKRLFDIDIEPADGIAPVWNKDVSFYKIKDSSNTTIAYFYFDPYSRPSEKRGGAWMDVVVGRTVVFSSDNKSPRLPICHVVCNQTPPVKDKPSLMTIREVETVFHEFGHALQHMLTRQDEGLVSGTKGIEWDAVEIASQFMENWCYQRDTMLSIARHYETGESLAEETCLRVLSARTFRAGSLLLRQLRYASLDLELHSKYVPDAAESVHDIDQRIGKKTHVIPLLPEDRFLCSFSHIFADKYAAGYYSYQWAEVLSYDAFSAFEEDGLDNEHAIKAMGGKFRETILAIGGGKSPNEVFLEFRGCEPSPDPFLRYNGLLPVVVP; translated from the exons ATGGCGTCAACGGATAATCCTCTGCTCCTGGACTTCACCTTCCCGCCGTATGATGTGATCGAACCCAAACATATCCACCCCGCAATCCGATCGATACTCAGCAAACTT GAGGCTGAGTTGATTGAACTGGAAAATACAGCGGAGCCCACATGGCCAAAGCTGGTAATCCCTCTGGAGAAGATCATAGACAGATTATCAGTCGCTTGGGGGATCGTTAATCACCTCAATTCAGTGAAGGATACGCCAGAGCTTAGGGCCGCGATCGAGGAAATTCAG CCCGCAAAGGTTGAATTCGAGTTGAAATTAAGGCAGAGCAAGGTCATTTACCATGCGTTTAAAGCTATTAGAGAGTTCTCGGACTGGGAAAATTTGAATGACGCCCGCAAACGAGTGGTGCTCA TGAAGTTAAAAGAAGCAGTTCTGAATGGAGTTTCTCTTGACGATAGCAGCAGAGAGCGCTTTAATGAAATAGAACAG GAGTTGGAAAAACTTGGTCAGAAATTTGAAGAGAACATATTAGATGCCACAAAAAACTTTGAGAAACTTATAACAGACAAAAAGGAAATCCAAGGCTTGCCTTTTACCATCCTGACGATAGCTTCAGAGACTGCGATTCGCAAG GGTTATGAGGAGGCGACTGCTGATAAAGGCCCTTGGATTATTACCTTGGATGGTCCAATGTATCGCTCTATCTTGCAGCATTGTTCTAATAGATCTTTAAGAGAAGAAGTTTTCAGGGCATATGTAACCCGTGCGTCGTATGGACCTCTAAACAATACGCCTCTTATCGAGCGGATTTTGCAGCTCAGATTGGAGAAAGCGAAGCTTCTTGGTTATTGTAACTATGCTGAG gTCAGCATGGAAACAAAAATGGCTACCATTGATAAAGCGAATGATCTTATAGAAAAGCTTCATAATGCTTCTTGGAGTCCTGCCGTTAAGG ACATGGAAGACATTAGAGACTTTGCTATAGGTCGAGGTGCTGAAGAAGCTAAAGATATGGATCAGTGGGACATTAACTTCTGGAGTGAAAGGCTCCATGAGTCCAGTTATGACATAAATGAA GAAGAACTACGCCCATATTTCTCTTTGCCAAAGGTCATGGACGGTCTTTTCAACCTGGCAAAGAGGCTGTTTGACATAGACATTGAGCCAGCTGATGGCATTGCTCCG GTTTGGAATAAAGATGTCAGCTTCTACAAAATCAAGGACTCTTCAAACACTACCATAGCATACTTTTACTTTGATCCTTACTCTCGTCCATCAGAGAAACGCGGCGGAGCGTGGATGGATGTCGTTGTTGGTCGAACTGTTGTGTTTTCTAGTGACAATAAGTCACCTAGGTTGCCAATTTGCCATGTTGTGTGCAATCAAACACCACCAGTTAAAGACAAGCCTAGTCTCATGACAATCCGTGAG GTTGAGACTGTCTTCCATGAATTTGGCCACGCGCTTCAGCATATGCTCACCAGACAAGATGAGGGTCTTGTGTCAGGTACTAAAGGAATAGAATGGGATGCTGTAGAAATAGCTTCTCAATTTATGGAAAACTGGTGTTACCAACG GGACACTATGTTAAGCATAGCCAGGCATTATGAAACTGGAGAATCTCTTGCAGAAGAGACATGCTTGAGAGTTCTTTCTGCAAGAACATTTAGGGCCGGTTCACTATTGCTTCGTCAG CTACGTTATGCTAGCTTGGATTTGGAGCTGCATTCGAAATATGTTCCAGATGCGGCAGAGTCGGTACATGACATAGATCAGAGAATAGGAAAAAAGACTCACGTAATTCCTTTGCTTCCAGAAGACAGATTTCTTTGTAGTTTTAGCCATATCTTTGCAG ATAAATATGCAGCTGGATATTATAGTTATCAG TGGGCAGAAGTGTTATCTTATGATGCTTTTTCAGCATTTGAAGAAGATGGTTTGGACAATGAACAT GCTATTAAAGCAATGGGCGGTAAATTTAGAGAAACAATCTTGGCCATTGGAGGTGGAAAATCTCCTAATGAG GTGTTCCTGGAATTTCGAGGATGCGAGCCTTCACCTGATCCATTTCTCCGTTACAATGGTTTACTACCTGTTGTTGTACCTTAG
- the LOC140979112 gene encoding glycinol 4-dimethylallyltransferase-like — MPANTSADDISIGRFGRNYGEPQPQHRQRISNKPRHVLRTHLEKDDGMVHVKSLSESSLLYGLYQFSRPYTILGTILSITSVSSLALNSWTQVSPVFLLEVFKAIVPTFFMNIFVVGLNQIYDVEIDKVITKLHIFLYIAFDVEIDKAITILHFSI, encoded by the exons ATGCCCGCAAATACTTCGGCAGATGATATAAGCATCGGCAGATTTGGCCGTAACTATGGGGAGCCTCAGCCGCAACATCGGCAGAGGATCAGCAATAAGCCCAGACACGTACTCAGAACGCATCTGGAAAAAGATGACGGCATGGTACATGTGAAGAGCTTAAGTGAAAGTAGCTTGTTGTATGGTCTCTATCAGTTTTCACGTCCATATACCATACTCGGAACG ATTCTGAGCATAACATCAGTTTCCTCTCTGGCCTTGAATTCGTGGACTCAAGTGTCACCTGTTTTTCTTTTGGAAGTGTTCAAG GCAATTGTTCCAACCTTTTTTATGAATATATTTGTGGTTGGACTTAACCaaatatatgatgttgaaatagACAAGGTAATCACTAAACTTCACATTTTCTTATACATAGCTTTTGACGTTGAAATAGACAAGGCAATCACTATCCTTCATTTCTCAATTTAA